A stretch of Gossypium hirsutum isolate 1008001.06 chromosome A06, Gossypium_hirsutum_v2.1, whole genome shotgun sequence DNA encodes these proteins:
- the LOC121230518 gene encoding uncharacterized protein, whose product MGLKREVTDFIAYFLTCQQVNTKHQLPFGLLQLVKIPLWKWERVTIDFKLAKLYISEIVRLHEILEDMLQSSVIDFRGSWEDYLSLAEFAYNNSFQSNNQMAPYEALYGHKCRTPLCWTELDLKRREIEYSMGDLVFLKDSPWKKILRFDHKGKLSPRFLAPYRILKRVGPVGYQLKLPPELDSPSKPRGNLRTQCVNSILICFDQNGPTGLVVRWSVSLLEVLCSNLCASETANIFALLACKVSVERKL is encoded by the exons ATGgggttgaagcgtgaggttacGGATTTCATTGCTTATTTTCTAACGTGTCAGCAGGTTAACACCAAGCATCAGTTACCTTTTGGTTTGCTACAGCTGGTTAAGATTCCCCTATGGAAGTGGGAACGAGTGACGATcgatttt AAGCTAGCGaagttgtacatttctgagatagtaagactgCATGAG atactggaggatatgcttcaaAGCTctgtgattgattttcgaggtagttgggaggattatctatCGTTAgctgagtttgcctataataatagctttcagtctAACaatcagatggcaccttacgaggctctatatggtcataagtgtcgcaCTCCGTTATGTTGGACTGAATTGG atctGAAGAGGCGTGAGATTGAGTACTCTATGGGAGACTTAGTGTTTCTTAAGGATTCTCCCTGGAAGAAGATTCTTAGGTTCGATCAtaagggcaagctaagccctaggttTCTTGCGCCATATCGGATTCTAAAACGAGTGGGACCAGTTGGTTACCAGTTgaagctacctccagagttagact CACCGAgtaagccacgtgggaacctgaggactcaaTGTGTCAACAGTATCCTTAtctgttttgatcag aatgggcctactggtcttgTGGTTAGGTGGAGTGTGAGtttgttggaggtcttgtgttcgaatctttGTGCAAGCGAGACTGCTAATATTTTTGCTCTATTGGCTTGTAAAGTTTCGGTTGAACGAAAACTCTGA